One stretch of Aquimarina sp. Aq107 DNA includes these proteins:
- a CDS encoding DUF4291 domain-containing protein yields the protein MKLELTNYKEQEENWPEQGYHIMAQYDDQKIVVYQSYRPAIGNFAVENQFFGGPFSLERMTWIKPNFLWMMYRNGWGTKEGQEVVLAIHLKREAFESYLSNAVYSSFKPELYSSYEAWQEDVTNSDVRLQWDPDHDKYGVKLERRAIQIGLRKEFIKSYASEDILEIEDISQFVKEQYELVQSNNLEELTTPLEKPLIFENEKLNTYLKLKE from the coding sequence ATGAAATTAGAGTTAACGAATTATAAAGAACAAGAAGAAAACTGGCCGGAGCAAGGATATCATATTATGGCACAATATGATGATCAAAAAATAGTAGTATATCAATCGTATAGACCAGCTATTGGAAACTTTGCGGTGGAAAATCAATTTTTTGGTGGTCCATTTAGTTTAGAAAGAATGACTTGGATTAAGCCTAATTTTCTTTGGATGATGTATCGTAATGGATGGGGAACGAAAGAAGGACAAGAAGTTGTGTTAGCTATACATCTAAAGCGAGAGGCTTTCGAAAGTTACTTAAGTAACGCTGTGTACTCTTCATTTAAACCTGAATTATATTCATCTTATGAAGCTTGGCAAGAGGATGTTACTAATTCTGATGTTAGACTACAATGGGATCCTGATCACGATAAGTATGGGGTTAAATTAGAAAGAAGAGCAATTCAGATTGGATTAAGAAAAGAGTTTATAAAGTCGTATGCATCCGAAGATATTTTAGAGATAGAGGATATTTCACAATTTGTAAAAGAACAATATGAACTAGTACAATCTAATAATTTGGAAGAATTAACAACTCCTCTGGAAAAACCATTGATTTTTGAAAATGAGAAGTTGAATACATATTTGAAGTTAAAAGAATAG
- a CDS encoding DUF4291 domain-containing protein yields MIQEIRADYDRDTITVYQAYGKSIAVSAIKNNKFESPFSFNRMTWIKPSYLWLMERSNWGTKSNQEYILGIKIKRASWEKALSIGVLTDPDKTIYKSGALWDKEFRNAKVHIQWDPERTLKGAKMQVRSIQVGIGRDLIKEYNEEWIQEINDLTPLTRKIRLLLKDGKYKEAKRLVPGEKTYEVPDDTKRRIGIR; encoded by the coding sequence ATGATTCAAGAAATACGAGCAGATTATGATAGAGATACGATTACGGTATATCAGGCCTATGGTAAATCTATTGCAGTGTCTGCTATCAAGAATAATAAGTTCGAATCACCTTTTTCTTTTAACCGAATGACTTGGATTAAACCTTCCTATTTGTGGTTAATGGAACGGAGTAATTGGGGAACAAAATCGAATCAGGAATATATCCTTGGAATAAAAATAAAGAGAGCTAGTTGGGAAAAAGCGCTGTCAATAGGAGTGTTAACAGATCCTGATAAAACTATTTATAAAAGTGGTGCTTTATGGGATAAGGAATTCCGAAATGCAAAAGTTCATATACAATGGGATCCAGAAAGAACATTAAAAGGAGCGAAGATGCAAGTAAGGTCTATTCAGGTGGGTATTGGTAGAGATTTAATAAAAGAATATAATGAAGAATGGATACAGGAAATAAACGATTTAACTCCGTTAACCAGGAAAATTCGATTATTACTAAAAGATGGCAAGTATAAGGAAGCTAAAAGATTAGTGCCCGGAGAAAAAACATATGAAGTTCCTGATGATACAAAACGAAGAATAGGAATTAGGTGA
- a CDS encoding O-acetyl-ADP-ribose deacetylase encodes MKLKVLQSDITTIKVDAIVNAANTSLLGGGGVDGAIHRKGGSEILEACRKIRATQGKCNPGEAVITIAGNLSAKYVIHTVGPVWNTGGKIKEELLRSCYVNSLQLAVDNGARRIAFPNISTGIYKFPKELAAKIAIETVKDFKSDEIEEVIFVCFDEENYKLYDKLLRI; translated from the coding sequence ATGAAACTAAAAGTACTCCAATCTGATATTACTACAATAAAAGTAGATGCTATTGTTAATGCCGCGAATACCTCTTTATTAGGTGGAGGAGGAGTTGATGGCGCGATTCATCGAAAAGGTGGTTCTGAAATTTTAGAAGCTTGTAGAAAGATTAGAGCTACCCAAGGTAAATGTAATCCAGGTGAAGCGGTGATTACTATTGCAGGAAATCTTTCTGCTAAATATGTAATTCACACCGTTGGACCTGTATGGAATACTGGAGGAAAAATAAAAGAAGAGCTATTGAGAAGTTGTTATGTCAATTCATTGCAATTAGCGGTGGATAATGGAGCGAGAAGAATTGCTTTTCCCAACATCAGTACAGGGATTTATAAGTTCCCTAAAGAGCTAGCAGCCAAAATTGCTATTGAAACAGTGAAGGATTTTAAATCAGATGAAATAGAAGAGGTGATTTTTGTTTGCTTTGATGAAGAGAATTATAAGTTATATGATAAATTGTTAAGGATATGA
- a CDS encoding LOG family protein has translation MKEIKYATLFGGSGKNRESKEYKETLLIGSLLAGKGYVVKNGGYGGMMEAVSKGITDAGGKAVGVTCKQVGSVKGNDFLTETVVTETLYQRLEILIDKTDLFIVQKGGIGTLSEVFLALDIIRKDSSENRPKLFFIGDFWNEIIESLKINIIPEYEHDLFIVLSDYEELKIIINKTL, from the coding sequence ATGAAAGAGATAAAATATGCAACATTATTCGGAGGATCTGGTAAGAATCGAGAAAGTAAAGAATATAAAGAGACCTTATTAATAGGTTCCTTATTAGCCGGAAAAGGATATGTAGTTAAAAATGGAGGATATGGTGGAATGATGGAAGCAGTTTCTAAAGGGATTACCGATGCAGGAGGAAAAGCAGTAGGAGTTACTTGTAAACAAGTAGGCTCAGTAAAAGGGAATGATTTTCTAACGGAAACTGTTGTAACCGAAACGTTATATCAAAGACTTGAAATACTAATTGATAAAACAGATCTTTTTATTGTTCAAAAAGGAGGCATAGGAACACTATCAGAAGTATTTTTGGCATTAGATATTATTCGAAAAGATTCATCCGAGAATAGGCCTAAATTATTCTTTATAGGTGATTTTTGGAATGAAATCATTGAATCCTTAAAAATAAATATCATACCAGAATATGAACATGATTTATTTATAGTGCTTTCGGATTATGAAGAACTAAAAATAATAATAAATAAAACTCTATAA
- a CDS encoding RNA 2'-phosphotransferase has protein sequence MKTNTKQISKFLSLILRHNPGKIGLKLDENGWADVSELINKANKQRNQLNMETLKEVVATNDKKRFAFNEDETKIRANQGHSIQVDLEYTPVQPPEFLYHGTVGKFREDIRRKGLLKMSRHHVHLSEELETAMKVGSRRGVPIILTVRSGDMHLNGIEFYQSDNGVWLTDTVAPEYIEFKK, from the coding sequence ATGAAAACAAATACGAAACAAATAAGTAAATTTTTAAGCCTTATTCTAAGGCACAATCCAGGTAAAATAGGATTAAAATTAGATGAAAACGGTTGGGCAGATGTAAGTGAATTAATAAACAAGGCAAATAAACAGCGTAATCAATTAAATATGGAAACGCTAAAAGAAGTTGTTGCTACGAATGATAAAAAGCGTTTTGCATTTAATGAAGATGAAACCAAAATCAGAGCGAATCAAGGGCATTCTATACAAGTGGATTTGGAGTATACACCCGTACAGCCTCCAGAGTTTTTGTATCACGGAACGGTAGGGAAATTTAGAGAAGATATACGAAGAAAGGGTTTGCTAAAAATGAGTAGACATCATGTACATCTTAGCGAAGAACTAGAAACAGCAATGAAGGTAGGTTCCAGAAGAGGAGTACCGATTATACTAACGGTTCGATCGGGAGATATGCATCTTAACGGTATTGAATTTTATCAATCCGATAATGGAGTCTGGTTAACCGATACAGTTGCTCCAGAGTATATCGAGTTTAAAAAGTAA
- a CDS encoding 2OG-Fe(II) oxygenase: protein MTKKVLHPEIFLLENFLSKEMCDHFIEKGEQVSFEEAKVSIDGRQVMVKGVRNNQWIMFKDQLLADKIWKQLEPHVVQNFGIYKANGLNEMFRIYKYEDGQRFKMHRDGSYKRNEKECSFFSFLIYLNNDFEGGETYFENGITVIPEIGEALLFHHPLRHEGKPILSGTKYVLRTDIMYKLVE from the coding sequence ATGACCAAGAAAGTACTACATCCAGAAATTTTTTTATTAGAAAATTTTCTTTCAAAAGAAATGTGTGATCATTTCATAGAGAAAGGAGAACAGGTTTCATTTGAAGAGGCTAAAGTTTCTATTGATGGTAGACAAGTGATGGTAAAGGGCGTTCGTAATAATCAATGGATTATGTTTAAAGATCAATTGCTAGCAGACAAGATATGGAAGCAATTAGAACCTCACGTGGTACAGAATTTTGGGATTTATAAGGCGAATGGCCTTAATGAAATGTTTCGCATTTATAAGTATGAAGACGGGCAACGTTTTAAAATGCATCGAGATGGTAGTTATAAACGGAATGAGAAGGAATGTAGTTTCTTCTCATTTCTTATATATTTAAATAATGACTTTGAAGGAGGAGAGACCTATTTTGAGAATGGAATTACTGTAATTCCAGAAATAGGAGAAGCATTATTATTTCATCATCCATTGCGTCACGAAGGAAAACCTATCTTATCAGGAACGAAATATGTATTAAGAACAGATATAATGTATAAACTGGTAGAATGA
- a CDS encoding metallophosphoesterase family protein → MRTLVIGDIHGGYKALLQVLERAKVIPSDTLIFLGDYVDGWSESAETIQKLIDLSVSNECVFIRGNHDLWCGLWLDKGATNPVWLAHGGKETINSYIQSGLLANNSHKQFFNNLQNYYIDSQNRLFIHAGFTSMHGVGREEYDSNYYWDRTLWEAALLADKVEEKTLEDMLTSPKRFNHYKEIYIGHTPTTDYKINVPIKAYNLWNIDTGAAFKGKLTILDIDTKEFWQSDSLPSLYPNEKGRN, encoded by the coding sequence ATGAGAACACTAGTAATTGGAGATATTCACGGAGGTTACAAGGCATTACTACAGGTGCTAGAAAGAGCTAAAGTAATACCATCAGATACATTAATCTTTTTAGGGGATTATGTAGACGGATGGAGCGAATCTGCAGAAACGATACAGAAATTAATAGATCTTTCGGTATCCAATGAATGTGTTTTTATTAGAGGAAATCACGATTTGTGGTGTGGCTTATGGCTGGATAAAGGAGCTACTAATCCTGTTTGGTTAGCTCATGGAGGAAAAGAAACAATAAATAGTTATATCCAATCAGGTTTATTAGCCAATAATTCGCATAAACAATTTTTCAATAATTTACAGAATTACTATATCGATTCACAAAACAGATTATTCATTCACGCAGGGTTTACTTCGATGCATGGAGTTGGAAGAGAAGAGTATGATTCCAACTATTATTGGGATAGAACATTGTGGGAAGCAGCTTTACTTGCCGATAAGGTAGAAGAAAAAACTTTAGAAGATATGCTTACTTCTCCTAAAAGATTTAATCATTATAAAGAAATTTATATAGGACATACACCTACGACAGATTATAAAATTAATGTACCAATAAAAGCATATAATCTATGGAACATAGATACAGGAGCAGCTTTTAAAGGAAAACTAACTATACTAGATATTGATACCAAAGAATTTTGGCAAAGCGATTCATTACCTTCCTTATATCCTAATGAAAAAGGACGAAACTAA
- a CDS encoding nicotinate phosphoribosyltransferase → MNPLLLTDGYKLGHKEQYPDGTTLVYSNWTPRKSRIEGIDHVVFFGLQYFIKEYLIKRFNEDFFNQPKEEVVADYKKYVDNYLGVDYDTEHIAALHDLGYLPIEIKALAEGTEVPIRVPMFTLVNTKSEFFWLTNYLETLLSSIIWQPCTSATIAKQYQKILSKYAIETDKENLEFITWQGHDFSMRGMSGTESAILSGMGHALSFSGSDTLPVAKAYEMYYNADVTKELVIGSVNATEHSVMCAGSKDDEIGTFKRLLETYPAGILSVVSDTWDLWKVLTEYLPKLKEEILKRDGKLVIRPDSGDPVDIICGCTNEDPIVAKGVIELLWDEFGGTINEQGYKVLNPKIGAIYGDSITIDRATQICERLKEKGFASTNVVLGIGSFTYQYNTRDTFGFAMKATYVEVNGEGREIFKDPITDDGTKKSAKGLMQLNKSNGEIILKDQCTKEEETKGLFETVFKDGRLILDESLSEIRKRMLA, encoded by the coding sequence ATGAATCCACTATTATTAACAGACGGTTACAAATTAGGTCATAAAGAACAATATCCAGATGGAACTACTTTAGTGTATTCTAACTGGACTCCTAGAAAAAGTAGAATAGAAGGAATTGATCATGTTGTCTTTTTTGGATTACAGTATTTTATCAAAGAGTATTTAATCAAGAGATTTAATGAAGACTTTTTTAATCAACCAAAAGAAGAAGTTGTTGCAGATTATAAAAAATATGTAGATAATTATTTAGGTGTAGATTATGATACCGAACATATTGCAGCATTACATGATTTAGGATACTTACCAATTGAGATTAAAGCATTAGCAGAAGGGACAGAAGTTCCTATAAGAGTACCGATGTTTACCTTAGTAAATACAAAATCAGAATTCTTTTGGTTAACAAACTATTTAGAAACTCTGCTTTCTAGCATTATCTGGCAGCCTTGTACTTCTGCTACAATTGCTAAGCAATATCAGAAGATTCTTAGTAAGTATGCTATCGAAACGGACAAAGAAAATCTAGAGTTTATTACTTGGCAAGGGCATGATTTTTCGATGAGAGGAATGTCTGGTACAGAATCGGCTATTCTTAGTGGAATGGGACATGCACTATCTTTTTCTGGTAGTGATACTTTACCAGTAGCGAAAGCCTATGAAATGTATTACAATGCTGATGTTACAAAAGAATTGGTAATAGGTAGTGTAAATGCAACCGAACATAGTGTTATGTGTGCTGGTAGTAAAGATGATGAGATTGGAACTTTTAAAAGATTGTTGGAAACATATCCAGCAGGAATTTTATCTGTAGTATCAGATACTTGGGATCTATGGAAAGTATTAACAGAATATCTTCCAAAATTAAAAGAAGAAATTTTAAAGCGAGACGGAAAATTGGTTATTAGACCAGATTCTGGAGATCCTGTTGATATTATTTGCGGTTGTACTAATGAAGATCCTATAGTAGCTAAAGGTGTTATCGAATTGCTTTGGGATGAATTTGGAGGAACGATTAATGAGCAAGGATATAAGGTGTTAAATCCTAAAATTGGAGCTATTTATGGAGATAGTATTACTATAGACAGAGCAACTCAAATTTGTGAACGACTTAAAGAAAAAGGATTTGCATCTACTAACGTGGTACTAGGAATAGGTAGTTTTACATATCAATATAATACCAGAGATACTTTTGGATTTGCTATGAAAGCTACATACGTTGAGGTAAATGGAGAAGGAAGAGAGATTTTTAAAGATCCAATTACAGATGATGGAACTAAAAAATCAGCAAAAGGATTAATGCAATTAAATAAGTCTAATGGAGAAATCATCTTAAAAGATCAGTGTACAAAAGAAGAAGAAACCAAAGGATTGTTTGAGACTGTTTTTAAAGATGGTAGATTGATTCTTGATGAAAGTCTATCTGAGATAAGAAAACGGATGTTAGCATAA
- a CDS encoding Crp/Fnr family transcriptional regulator: protein MSAIWFFEDANLFKVLCPHKFRNYKKDHDFDAYKKSDYIYFEEDSANKVYLIEKGKVKIGYYSENGNEVVKAILTRGELFGEKAILGEDRRTEFAQSVDNATSICPIGVQTMHDLMRDNQTFSLKVYKFIGLRFKRLERRLQLLLFKDTKTRLLEFLDELKEDFGYCCPNTGDTVIQHPYTQRDIANLIGTSRPTLNIIMNELKESNRIDFNRREIRLKIVA, encoded by the coding sequence ATGAGTGCAATTTGGTTTTTTGAGGATGCCAATCTCTTCAAGGTATTATGTCCTCATAAATTTAGAAATTACAAAAAAGATCACGACTTCGACGCTTATAAAAAGAGCGATTACATTTATTTCGAAGAAGATTCAGCTAATAAAGTATACCTAATTGAAAAAGGAAAGGTGAAAATTGGCTATTATTCTGAAAATGGTAATGAAGTTGTAAAAGCAATCTTAACTCGAGGAGAGCTTTTTGGAGAAAAAGCAATTTTGGGAGAAGATCGAAGAACAGAGTTTGCTCAATCTGTTGACAATGCGACGTCCATTTGTCCTATTGGAGTGCAAACTATGCATGATCTTATGAGGGATAATCAAACATTTAGTCTAAAGGTTTATAAATTTATCGGTCTTCGTTTTAAACGTTTAGAAAGAAGGTTACAATTACTTTTATTTAAAGACACCAAAACTAGATTACTTGAGTTTTTGGATGAACTTAAAGAGGACTTTGGATATTGCTGTCCTAATACTGGGGATACAGTGATACAGCATCCATATACCCAAAGAGATATTGCTAATCTTATAGGTACATCACGTCCAACATTAAATATTATTATGAACGAATTAAAGGAATCTAATAGAATTGATTTCAATAGGAGAGAGATTCGTTTAAAAATTGTTGCCTAG
- a CDS encoding TlpA disulfide reductase family protein, with product MQIFLTRVFSFSPSLVDVEERAQVASYDWKLHGVNTESMNFNVAEGKVVLLNYWATWCPPCIAEMPSLQKLYNDYQDKVVFVFLTEDDDPELNKFMSDKSYNYPIYRSLSKQHPKPFVHKPIPGTYLIDKKGNIVIHKVGAADWNTEKVRATIDQLISE from the coding sequence ATGCAAATTTTCTTAACACGAGTATTTTCTTTTAGCCCTAGTTTAGTGGATGTAGAAGAAAGAGCACAAGTAGCTTCATATGATTGGAAATTACATGGAGTGAACACAGAATCAATGAATTTCAATGTTGCAGAAGGTAAAGTGGTTTTATTGAATTATTGGGCAACTTGGTGTCCTCCTTGTATAGCAGAAATGCCATCTTTGCAAAAGTTGTATAATGATTATCAGGACAAAGTAGTGTTTGTTTTTCTCACCGAAGACGATGATCCTGAATTAAATAAGTTTATGAGTGATAAAAGTTATAATTACCCTATTTATCGTTCACTATCAAAACAGCATCCTAAACCTTTCGTTCATAAACCTATTCCAGGTACTTATCTTATTGATAAGAAAGGAAATATAGTAATTCATAAAGTTGGTGCTGCAGATTGGAATACAGAGAAGGTAAGGGCTACAATTGATCAATTAATTTCGGAATAG
- a CDS encoding beta-carotene hydroxylase, whose translation MNTLVWISIFIATFCFMEFMAWFTHKYVMHGFLWSLHKDHHHKDHSSWWERNDLFFVFYAVISMSCIMLHDPVTFWFGESIGFGILAYGIAYFLVHDIFIHQRFKLFRNANHWYAKGVRRAHKIHHKHLGKNKGECFGMLFVPFKYFKS comes from the coding sequence ATGAATACTCTTGTTTGGATATCAATTTTTATAGCTACATTTTGTTTTATGGAATTTATGGCATGGTTTACTCACAAATACGTCATGCATGGATTTTTATGGTCTTTACATAAAGATCATCACCATAAAGATCATAGCAGTTGGTGGGAGCGTAATGATTTATTTTTTGTTTTCTACGCTGTAATAAGTATGTCGTGTATTATGCTTCATGATCCTGTTACTTTTTGGTTTGGAGAATCTATTGGTTTTGGAATTTTAGCATATGGTATTGCCTACTTTCTTGTTCATGATATTTTTATTCATCAACGTTTTAAATTATTTAGAAATGCAAATCATTGGTATGCCAAAGGTGTACGAAGAGCTCATAAAATACATCATAAACATTTGGGTAAAAATAAAGGAGAATGTTTCGGAATGCTATTTGTTCCTTTCAAGTACTTTAAGAGTTAA
- a CDS encoding phytoene/squalene synthase family protein: protein MKALFDSVSYSCSKLVTNSYSTSFSLASKMLSDSIRQDIYNIYGFVRFADEIVDSFHDYDKETLFNDFETEMYKAIEQKISLNPILNSFQQTVHDYNIEPELYEAFMKSMRLDLHKTDYLTNAEYKEYIYGSADVVGLMCLKVFVKGDDKKYNELKESAMHLGSAFQKVNFLRDLKADFEELSRTYFPDTDLTQLDEMSKLRIIEEIQEDFDKGFEGIMKLPAEAKFGVYTAYIYYKKLLNKLKSTPSVEIKNTRIRVPNYQKFGLLAKSYFDYRLNLI, encoded by the coding sequence ATGAAAGCTTTATTTGATTCCGTTTCTTATAGTTGTAGTAAACTTGTTACTAATTCGTATAGTACTTCTTTTTCTCTAGCGTCTAAAATGTTATCTGATTCTATTAGACAGGATATTTATAATATTTATGGATTTGTAAGGTTTGCAGATGAAATAGTTGATAGTTTTCACGATTACGATAAAGAAACATTGTTTAATGACTTTGAAACTGAAATGTATAAAGCGATTGAGCAAAAAATAAGCTTAAATCCAATTTTAAACTCTTTTCAGCAAACGGTTCACGATTACAACATTGAACCAGAATTATATGAAGCATTTATGAAGAGTATGCGATTAGATCTTCATAAAACAGATTACTTAACTAATGCCGAGTATAAAGAATATATATATGGTTCTGCTGATGTGGTTGGGCTAATGTGTCTTAAAGTATTTGTGAAAGGAGATGATAAGAAATATAACGAACTTAAAGAAAGTGCTATGCATTTAGGTTCAGCTTTTCAGAAAGTAAATTTCTTAAGAGATCTAAAAGCTGATTTCGAAGAATTAAGTCGTACTTATTTTCCTGATACTGATCTTACACAACTCGATGAAATGTCTAAATTAAGAATTATAGAAGAAATTCAAGAAGATTTTGACAAAGGTTTCGAAGGTATTATGAAACTACCAGCAGAAGCTAAATTTGGAGTTTATACGGCTTACATTTATTACAAAAAGTTATTGAACAAACTAAAGTCGACTCCTTCTGTTGAAATAAAGAATACCAGAATACGTGTTCCTAATTATCAAAAATTTGGTCTATTAGCTAAATCATATTTTGATTATAGATTGAACTTAATCTAA
- a CDS encoding NAD(P)/FAD-dependent oxidoreductase gives MSKKVVIIGSGFSSLSASCYLAQSGYDVSIYEKNDTVGGRARQLKKDGFTFDIGPSWYWMPDVFEKFFNDFGTSPSDFYTLDKLNPAYKVFFENKESITIEDTLEKIYTAFEKEEKGSSIKLKKFIDAAKNNYDIAINELVYRPGVSPIELVTKETIKKIGQFFSTISKEVRKEFKNDKLIQILEFPVLFLGAKPSDTPAFYSFMNYADFGLGTWHPKGGMYQVILGMKKLAESLGVDFFTNSPVEKIEVDNGVANGIVVNGVKINADIVLSGADYHHSETLLEPKYRQYSEKYWERKTFAPSSLLFYVGFDKKLKNIHHHNLFFDTDFDIHAKDIYDDPKWPEEPLFYANFTSVTDSGSAPEGKENGFFLIPLAPGIEDTPDLRETYFDKIITRFEDLTEQTVQNNIIFKESFCVKDFVKEYNSYKGNAYGMANTLLQTAFLRPKLKSKKVKHLFFTGQLTVPGPGVPPSLISGKLVAGLIESQLNVSRKPKLQTV, from the coding sequence ATGTCAAAGAAAGTAGTAATCATTGGTTCTGGCTTTTCGTCTCTTTCTGCCTCGTGTTATTTGGCGCAATCAGGATATGATGTATCTATCTACGAAAAAAATGATACCGTTGGTGGTCGAGCGAGACAACTTAAAAAAGATGGATTTACATTTGATATCGGACCTTCTTGGTATTGGATGCCAGACGTATTTGAAAAATTTTTTAATGATTTTGGCACTTCCCCTTCTGATTTTTACACATTAGATAAATTAAACCCAGCATACAAAGTCTTTTTTGAAAACAAAGAAAGCATTACAATTGAAGATACTTTAGAAAAGATATATACTGCTTTTGAAAAAGAGGAGAAAGGAAGTTCCATAAAACTTAAAAAATTTATTGATGCTGCCAAAAACAACTATGATATTGCGATTAATGAACTAGTATATCGCCCAGGTGTTTCGCCTATAGAATTGGTTACTAAAGAAACCATCAAAAAAATTGGACAATTTTTTAGTACTATCTCAAAAGAAGTTAGAAAAGAATTTAAAAACGATAAACTGATTCAAATCCTTGAATTCCCGGTACTATTTTTAGGAGCAAAACCAAGTGACACTCCTGCTTTTTATAGTTTTATGAACTATGCAGATTTTGGATTAGGGACCTGGCACCCAAAAGGAGGAATGTATCAGGTAATACTAGGAATGAAAAAGTTAGCAGAATCGTTAGGTGTTGATTTTTTTACTAATTCTCCTGTAGAAAAAATTGAAGTGGACAATGGAGTTGCAAATGGTATTGTCGTTAATGGCGTTAAAATAAATGCAGATATAGTATTATCCGGTGCTGATTACCATCATAGTGAAACGTTATTAGAACCTAAATATCGACAGTATTCAGAAAAATATTGGGAACGCAAAACATTTGCTCCCTCTTCATTATTGTTTTATGTAGGTTTTGACAAAAAACTAAAAAACATTCATCATCATAATTTATTTTTTGATACAGATTTTGATATACATGCAAAGGACATTTACGATGACCCAAAATGGCCAGAAGAACCTCTTTTTTATGCTAATTTTACGTCTGTTACGGATTCTGGTTCAGCTCCTGAAGGAAAAGAAAATGGCTTTTTCTTGATTCCTTTAGCACCTGGAATAGAAGATACTCCGGATTTAAGAGAAACTTATTTTGATAAAATTATAACGCGTTTTGAAGATTTAACTGAGCAAACTGTTCAAAATAATATTATCTTTAAAGAATCCTTTTGTGTTAAGGACTTTGTAAAAGAGTATAATTCATATAAAGGAAATGCATACGGAATGGCTAATACACTGTTGCAAACAGCATTCCTAAGACCTAAGTTGAAAAGTAAAAAAGTAAAGCATTTATTTTTCACCGGTCAATTAACTGTCCCTGGACCTGGAGTTCCACCTTCTTTAATATCTGGTAAATTAGTAGCAGGATTAATAGAATCACAGTTAAATGTATCAAGAAAACCGAAACTTCAAACTGTTTAA
- a CDS encoding MerR family transcriptional regulator, with protein MNNIKQNFSIKDLENLCGVKAHTIRIWEKRYNLLSPDRTETNIRTYSLKSLQKLLNVTYLVNSGYKISRVSKLNNEEIDEYVRRIVSDNSTKNQAINSLKISMLNYDLQLFLGTYEQLAEKRTFRQIFTDVFIPLLTEIGLLWQTNTISPSHEHFITNLIKQKLLINIEKLQYSKSTKTDRAFILFLPENEIHELGLLYINYEILLQGYKAIYLGPSIPLDSLPNMLTFHENTTFLSYFTVRPEKDKIKDYVAKFNDIICTKRESEFWMLGKQTMHISENSAPNHRYFSSITDLIKEL; from the coding sequence GTGAACAATATAAAACAAAATTTTAGTATTAAAGATCTGGAGAATTTATGCGGAGTTAAAGCGCATACGATCAGGATATGGGAAAAAAGATATAATTTATTGTCACCAGATCGTACAGAAACCAATATAAGAACTTACAGTTTAAAAAGTCTTCAGAAATTACTTAATGTAACTTATTTAGTAAATAGCGGATATAAAATATCTAGAGTTTCAAAACTTAATAATGAAGAAATAGATGAGTATGTGAGAAGAATTGTTTCTGACAATAGCACAAAAAATCAAGCAATCAATTCTCTTAAAATATCCATGCTTAATTATGATCTTCAATTGTTTTTAGGAACTTATGAGCAATTAGCTGAGAAAAGAACCTTTAGACAAATATTTACTGATGTTTTCATCCCTTTGTTAACGGAGATTGGTTTGTTATGGCAAACAAATACTATAAGTCCATCTCACGAACATTTTATAACTAACTTAATTAAGCAAAAACTACTTATTAATATTGAGAAACTACAGTATTCTAAATCTACAAAAACCGATAGGGCTTTTATACTCTTCCTTCCAGAAAATGAGATTCATGAATTAGGTTTATTATATATTAACTATGAAATATTACTACAAGGATATAAAGCTATCTATTTAGGTCCTAGTATTCCACTAGATAGTTTACCCAATATGCTTACTTTTCATGAAAACACTACATTTTTATCTTATTTCACTGTTAGACCTGAAAAAGACAAAATAAAAGACTATGTTGCAAAATTTAATGATATAATATGTACGAAACGTGAAAGTGAGTTTTGGATGCTAGGAAAGCAAACCATGCATATATCTGAAAATAGCGCTCCCAACCACCGTTATTTCTCATCTATCACAGATCTAATTAAAGAATTATAA